A section of the Tenrec ecaudatus isolate mTenEca1 chromosome 10, mTenEca1.hap1, whole genome shotgun sequence genome encodes:
- the ANKFY1 gene encoding rabankyrin-5 isoform X2 yields MAEEEVAKLEKHLMLLRKEYVKLQNKLAETEKRCTLLAAQADKENSSESFISRLLTFVADLCEQEQYSDLKIKVGGRHINAHKFVLAARSDSWSLANLSSTQELDLSDANPEVTMTMLRWIYTDELELREDDVFLTELMKLANRFQLQLLRERCEKGVMSLVNVRNCIRFYQTAEELNASTLMNYCAEIIASHWDDLRKEDFSSLSAQLLYKMIKSKTEYPLHKAIKVERDDVVFLYLIEMDSQLPGKLNEVDQNGDLALDLALSRRLESIATTLVSHKADVDMVDKNGWSLLHKGIQRGDLFAATFLIKNGALVNAATLGAQETPLHLVALYSAKKHTATDGMSEMAQIAEGLLQAGANPNMQDSKGRTPLHLSITARNESVFNQLLPCQQLDLELKDHEGSTALWLAVQYITVSSDHSVNPFEDTPVVNGTSFDENSFAARLIQRGSNTDAPDTLTGNCLLQRAAGAGNEAAALFLATNGAHVNHRNKWGETPLHTACRHGLANLTAELLQQGANPNLQTEEAPPLPKEAASSAASVYRQTPLHMAIAYNHPDVVSIILEQKANALHATNNLQIIPDFSLKDSWDQTVLGLALWTGMHTIAAQLLGSGASINDTMSDGQTLLHMAIQRQDSKSALFLLEHQADINVRTRDGETALQLAIRNQLPLVVDAICTRGADMSVPDEKGDPPLWLALANDLEDIASTLVRHGCDATCWGPGPGGCLQTLLHRAIEENNQATTCFLIRSGCDVNSPRKPGANGEGEEEARAGQTPLHLAASWGLEETVQCLLEFGANVNAQDAEGRTPVHVAISSQHNVIIQLLISHPDIHLSVRDRQGLTPFACAMTYKNNKAAEAILKREPGAAEQVDNKGRNFLHVAVQNSDIESVLFLISVQANVNSRVQDSSKLTPLHLAVQAGSEIIVRNLLLAGAKVNELTKHRQTALHLAAQQNLPTICSVLLENKVDFAAVDENGNNALHLAVVHGRLNNIRVLLTECNVDAEAFNLRGQSPLHILGQYGKENAAAIFDLFLECMPEYPLDKPDSEGNTALLLAYIKGNANLCRAIVRAGARLGVNNNQGVNIFNYQVATKQLLFRLLDMLSKEPPWCDGSNCYECTAKFGVTTRKHHCRHCGRLLCHKCSTKEIPIIKFDLNKPVRVCNICFDVLTLGGVS; encoded by the exons ATGCTAACCCGGAGGTGACAATGACAATGCTGCGCTGGATCTATACGGATGAGTTGGAGCTCAGGGAAGATGACGTGTTCCTGACGGAACTGATGAAACTAGCTAATCGGTTTCAGCTCCAGCTCCTGAGGGAGAG ATGTGAGAAGGGCGTTATGTCGCTGGTGAACGTTCGGAACTGTATCCGCTTCTATCAGACAGCGGAGGAGTTGAATGCCAGCACACTGATGAACTACTGTGCGGAAATCATCGCCAGTCATTGG GATGACTTACGGAAGGAGGACTTCAGCAGCCTGAGTGCTCAGTTGTTGTATAAAATGATCAAATCCAAGACCGAGTACCCTCTGCATAAAGCGATTAAAGTGGAGAGGGATGACGTTGTCTTCCTGTATCTGATTGAAATGGATTCACAG CTCCCTGGGAAGTTGAATGAAGTGGACCAGAACGGCGATCTTGCCTTAGACCTGGCCCTCTCTCGGCGGCTAGAGAGCATAGCCACCACGCTGGTCAGCCACAAAGCGGATGTGGACATGGTAGACAAGAATGGCTGGAGCTTGTTACACAAAGGGATCCAAAGAG GCGATCTCTTTGCTGCCACATTCCTCATCAAGAATGGGGCTCTTGTCAATGCTGCTACGCTGGGCGCCCAGGAGACACCACTGCATCTTGTGGCCTTGTACAGTGCCAAGAAGCACACGGCAACAGATGGGATGTCCGAGATGGCGCAGATTGCAGAGGGCCTCCTGCAAGCCGGTGCCAACCCCAACATGCAGGACAGTAAGGGCAG GACCCCCTTACACCTGTCCATCACGGCCCGGAACGAATCCGTGTTCAACCAGCTGCTGCCGTGCCAACA ATTGGACTTGGAGCTGAAGGACCACGAGGGCAGCACGGCCCTGTGGCTTGCGGTGCAGTATATCACCGTGTCTTCCGACCACTCGGTGAACCCCTTTGAAGACACCCCTGTCGTCAATGGAACATCCTTCGACGAGAACAGCTTTGCAGCTCGGCTCATCCAGCGAGGCAGCAACACGGACGCACCTGACACACTGACAG GAAATTGCCTACTCCAGCGAGCAGCAGGGGCAGGAAATGAGGCAGCAGCTCTATTCCTGGCCACCAACGGGGCCCACGTCAACCACAGGAACAAGTGG ggagaAACCCCACTGCACACAGCCTGCCGGCACGGTCTGGCCAACCTCACCGCAGAGCTCCTCCAGCAAGGTGCCAACCCAAACCTGCAGACGGAGGAGGCGCCGCCTTTGCCGAAGGAGGCGGCCAGCTCGGCGGCCAGTGTCTATCGGCAGACGCCACTGCACATGGCCATTGCGTACAACCACCCAGACGTGGTGTCCAtcatcctggagcagaagg ccAATGCTCTTCATGCCACCAACAACTTACAAATTATTCCTGACTTCAGCCTTAAGGATTCCTGGGACCAGACTGTCCTGGGCCTGGCATTATGGACTG GCATGCACACGATTGCAGCCCAGCTCCTGGGCTCCGGGGCTTCCATCAACGACACCATGTCGGACGGGCAGACCTTGCTGCACATGGCCATACAGCGGCAGGACAGCAAGAGCGCGCTCTTCCTCCTGGAGCACCAGGCGGATATCAATGTCAG GACTCGTGATGGGGAGACAGCCCTCCAGCTGGCCATCAGAAACCAGCTTCCACTCGTAGTGGACGCCATATGCACCCGGGGAGCTGACATGTCCGTGCCGGATGAGAAGGGGGATCCCCCGCTGTGGCTGGCGTTGGCAAATGATCTGGAGGACATCGCGTCCACTCTG GTCAGACATGGCTGCGATGCCACATGTTGGGGCCCGGGGCCTGGTGGGTGCCTGCAGACCCTCCTGCACAGAGCCATCGAGGAAAACAACCAGGCTACCACCTGCTTCCTCATTCGCAG TGGCTGTGACGTGAACAGCCCCCGGAAACCAGGTGCCaacggagaaggagaagaagaagcgaGAGCTGGTCAGACCCCCCTGCATTTGGCAGCGTCCTGGGGGCTGGAGGAGACCGTACAGTGCCTTCTGGAGTTTGGTGCCAACGTAAATGCCCAG GATGCGGAAGGGAGAACGCCAGTCCACGTGGCCATCAGCAGTCAACACAATGTCATCATTCAACTGCTGATTTCACACCCAGACATCCACTTGAGTGTCCGAGACAGACAAGGGCTGACCCCTTTTGCCTGCGCCATGACGTACAAGAACAATAAGGCAGCCGAGGCCATTCTGAAGCGAGAGCCCGGAGCTGCTGAGCAG GTGGATAACAAGGGTCGGAATTTTCTCCACGTGGCAGTCCAGAACTCTGACATTGAAAGTGTCCTGTTcctgatcagtgtccaggctaatGTGAATTCCAGAGTCCAGGACTCTTCCAAGCTGACACCACTGCATCTCGCTGTCCAAGCAGGCTCTGAGATTATCGTCCGCAACTTG CTTCTTGCAGGAGCCAAGGTGAATGAGCTAACCAAGCACAGGCAGACCGCCCTCCATCTCGCTGCGCAGCAGAACCTGCCTACCATCTGCTCGGTCCTGCTGGAGAACAAAGTGGACTTCGCCGCCGTGGATGAGAACGGCAACAATG ctCTGCACCTCGCTGTCGTGCACGGCCGGCTCAACAACATCCGGGTCCTCCTGACGGAGTGCAACGTGGACGCTGAGGCCTTCAACCTCAG GGGCCAGTCGCCACTGCACATCTTGGGGCAATACGGCAAGGAGAACGCGGCCGCCATCTTTGACCTCTTCTTGGAGTGCATGCCCGAGTACCCTCTCGACAAGCCAGACTCGGAAGGAAACACAG CGCTGCTCTTGGCGTACATCAAGGGCAATGCCAACTTATGCCGGGCCATCGTCCGAGCTGGTGCACGCCTCGGAGTCAACAACAACCAGGGGGTCAACATCTTCAACTACCAGGTGGCTACCAAGCAGCTGCTCTTCAGACTGCTGG ACATGCTGTCCAAGGAACCCCCGTGGTGCGACGGCTCCAACTGCTACGAGTGCACCGCCAAGTTTGGAGTCACAACACGCAAACACCACTG CCGGCACTGCGGCCGCCTTCTCTGCCACAAGTGCTCCACCAAGGAGATCCCCATCATCAAGTTCGACCTGAACAAGCCCGTGCGCGTCTGCAACATCTGCTTTGACGTGCTGACTCTGGGTGGGGTCTCGTAG
- the ANKFY1 gene encoding rabankyrin-5 isoform X1 → MAEEEVAKLEKHLMLLRKEYVKLQNKLAETEKRCTLLAAQADKENSSESFISRLLTFVADLCEQEQYSDLKIKVGGRHINAHKFVLAARSDSWSLANLSSTQELDLSDANPEVTMTMLRWIYTDELELREDDVFLTELMKLANRFQLQLLRERCEKGVMSLVNVRNCIRFYQTAEELNASTLMNYCAEIIASHWDDLRKEDFSSLSAQLLYKMIKSKTEYPLHKAIKVERDDVVFLYLIEMDSQLPGKLNEVDQNGDLALDLALSRRLESIATTLVSHKADVDMVDKNGWSLLHKGIQRGDLFAATFLIKNGALVNAATLGAQETPLHLVALYSAKKHTATDGMSEMAQIAEGLLQAGANPNMQDSKGRTPLHLSITARNESVFNQLLPCQQLDLELKDHEGSTALWLAVQYITVSSDHSVNPFEDTPVVNGTSFDENSFAARLIQRGSNTDAPDTLTGNCLLQRAAGAGNEAAALFLATNGAHVNHRNKWGETPLHTACRHGLANLTAELLQQGANPNLQTEEAPPLPKEAASSAASVYRQTPLHMAIAYNHPDVVSIILEQKANALHATNNLQIIPDFSLKDSWDQTVLGLALWTGMHTIAAQLLGSGASINDTMSDGQTLLHMAIQRQDSKSALFLLEHQADINVSRTRDGETALQLAIRNQLPLVVDAICTRGADMSVPDEKGDPPLWLALANDLEDIASTLVRHGCDATCWGPGPGGCLQTLLHRAIEENNQATTCFLIRSGCDVNSPRKPGANGEGEEEARAGQTPLHLAASWGLEETVQCLLEFGANVNAQDAEGRTPVHVAISSQHNVIIQLLISHPDIHLSVRDRQGLTPFACAMTYKNNKAAEAILKREPGAAEQVDNKGRNFLHVAVQNSDIESVLFLISVQANVNSRVQDSSKLTPLHLAVQAGSEIIVRNLLLAGAKVNELTKHRQTALHLAAQQNLPTICSVLLENKVDFAAVDENGNNALHLAVVHGRLNNIRVLLTECNVDAEAFNLRGQSPLHILGQYGKENAAAIFDLFLECMPEYPLDKPDSEGNTALLLAYIKGNANLCRAIVRAGARLGVNNNQGVNIFNYQVATKQLLFRLLDMLSKEPPWCDGSNCYECTAKFGVTTRKHHCRHCGRLLCHKCSTKEIPIIKFDLNKPVRVCNICFDVLTLGGVS, encoded by the exons ATGCTAACCCGGAGGTGACAATGACAATGCTGCGCTGGATCTATACGGATGAGTTGGAGCTCAGGGAAGATGACGTGTTCCTGACGGAACTGATGAAACTAGCTAATCGGTTTCAGCTCCAGCTCCTGAGGGAGAG ATGTGAGAAGGGCGTTATGTCGCTGGTGAACGTTCGGAACTGTATCCGCTTCTATCAGACAGCGGAGGAGTTGAATGCCAGCACACTGATGAACTACTGTGCGGAAATCATCGCCAGTCATTGG GATGACTTACGGAAGGAGGACTTCAGCAGCCTGAGTGCTCAGTTGTTGTATAAAATGATCAAATCCAAGACCGAGTACCCTCTGCATAAAGCGATTAAAGTGGAGAGGGATGACGTTGTCTTCCTGTATCTGATTGAAATGGATTCACAG CTCCCTGGGAAGTTGAATGAAGTGGACCAGAACGGCGATCTTGCCTTAGACCTGGCCCTCTCTCGGCGGCTAGAGAGCATAGCCACCACGCTGGTCAGCCACAAAGCGGATGTGGACATGGTAGACAAGAATGGCTGGAGCTTGTTACACAAAGGGATCCAAAGAG GCGATCTCTTTGCTGCCACATTCCTCATCAAGAATGGGGCTCTTGTCAATGCTGCTACGCTGGGCGCCCAGGAGACACCACTGCATCTTGTGGCCTTGTACAGTGCCAAGAAGCACACGGCAACAGATGGGATGTCCGAGATGGCGCAGATTGCAGAGGGCCTCCTGCAAGCCGGTGCCAACCCCAACATGCAGGACAGTAAGGGCAG GACCCCCTTACACCTGTCCATCACGGCCCGGAACGAATCCGTGTTCAACCAGCTGCTGCCGTGCCAACA ATTGGACTTGGAGCTGAAGGACCACGAGGGCAGCACGGCCCTGTGGCTTGCGGTGCAGTATATCACCGTGTCTTCCGACCACTCGGTGAACCCCTTTGAAGACACCCCTGTCGTCAATGGAACATCCTTCGACGAGAACAGCTTTGCAGCTCGGCTCATCCAGCGAGGCAGCAACACGGACGCACCTGACACACTGACAG GAAATTGCCTACTCCAGCGAGCAGCAGGGGCAGGAAATGAGGCAGCAGCTCTATTCCTGGCCACCAACGGGGCCCACGTCAACCACAGGAACAAGTGG ggagaAACCCCACTGCACACAGCCTGCCGGCACGGTCTGGCCAACCTCACCGCAGAGCTCCTCCAGCAAGGTGCCAACCCAAACCTGCAGACGGAGGAGGCGCCGCCTTTGCCGAAGGAGGCGGCCAGCTCGGCGGCCAGTGTCTATCGGCAGACGCCACTGCACATGGCCATTGCGTACAACCACCCAGACGTGGTGTCCAtcatcctggagcagaagg ccAATGCTCTTCATGCCACCAACAACTTACAAATTATTCCTGACTTCAGCCTTAAGGATTCCTGGGACCAGACTGTCCTGGGCCTGGCATTATGGACTG GCATGCACACGATTGCAGCCCAGCTCCTGGGCTCCGGGGCTTCCATCAACGACACCATGTCGGACGGGCAGACCTTGCTGCACATGGCCATACAGCGGCAGGACAGCAAGAGCGCGCTCTTCCTCCTGGAGCACCAGGCGGATATCAATGTCAG CAGGACTCGTGATGGGGAGACAGCCCTCCAGCTGGCCATCAGAAACCAGCTTCCACTCGTAGTGGACGCCATATGCACCCGGGGAGCTGACATGTCCGTGCCGGATGAGAAGGGGGATCCCCCGCTGTGGCTGGCGTTGGCAAATGATCTGGAGGACATCGCGTCCACTCTG GTCAGACATGGCTGCGATGCCACATGTTGGGGCCCGGGGCCTGGTGGGTGCCTGCAGACCCTCCTGCACAGAGCCATCGAGGAAAACAACCAGGCTACCACCTGCTTCCTCATTCGCAG TGGCTGTGACGTGAACAGCCCCCGGAAACCAGGTGCCaacggagaaggagaagaagaagcgaGAGCTGGTCAGACCCCCCTGCATTTGGCAGCGTCCTGGGGGCTGGAGGAGACCGTACAGTGCCTTCTGGAGTTTGGTGCCAACGTAAATGCCCAG GATGCGGAAGGGAGAACGCCAGTCCACGTGGCCATCAGCAGTCAACACAATGTCATCATTCAACTGCTGATTTCACACCCAGACATCCACTTGAGTGTCCGAGACAGACAAGGGCTGACCCCTTTTGCCTGCGCCATGACGTACAAGAACAATAAGGCAGCCGAGGCCATTCTGAAGCGAGAGCCCGGAGCTGCTGAGCAG GTGGATAACAAGGGTCGGAATTTTCTCCACGTGGCAGTCCAGAACTCTGACATTGAAAGTGTCCTGTTcctgatcagtgtccaggctaatGTGAATTCCAGAGTCCAGGACTCTTCCAAGCTGACACCACTGCATCTCGCTGTCCAAGCAGGCTCTGAGATTATCGTCCGCAACTTG CTTCTTGCAGGAGCCAAGGTGAATGAGCTAACCAAGCACAGGCAGACCGCCCTCCATCTCGCTGCGCAGCAGAACCTGCCTACCATCTGCTCGGTCCTGCTGGAGAACAAAGTGGACTTCGCCGCCGTGGATGAGAACGGCAACAATG ctCTGCACCTCGCTGTCGTGCACGGCCGGCTCAACAACATCCGGGTCCTCCTGACGGAGTGCAACGTGGACGCTGAGGCCTTCAACCTCAG GGGCCAGTCGCCACTGCACATCTTGGGGCAATACGGCAAGGAGAACGCGGCCGCCATCTTTGACCTCTTCTTGGAGTGCATGCCCGAGTACCCTCTCGACAAGCCAGACTCGGAAGGAAACACAG CGCTGCTCTTGGCGTACATCAAGGGCAATGCCAACTTATGCCGGGCCATCGTCCGAGCTGGTGCACGCCTCGGAGTCAACAACAACCAGGGGGTCAACATCTTCAACTACCAGGTGGCTACCAAGCAGCTGCTCTTCAGACTGCTGG ACATGCTGTCCAAGGAACCCCCGTGGTGCGACGGCTCCAACTGCTACGAGTGCACCGCCAAGTTTGGAGTCACAACACGCAAACACCACTG CCGGCACTGCGGCCGCCTTCTCTGCCACAAGTGCTCCACCAAGGAGATCCCCATCATCAAGTTCGACCTGAACAAGCCCGTGCGCGTCTGCAACATCTGCTTTGACGTGCTGACTCTGGGTGGGGTCTCGTAG
- the LOC142460212 gene encoding mitochondrial import receptor subunit TOM5 homolog, with protein MFRIEGLVPNLDPEEMKRKMRKDVISTRNFPISVALLRVTPWILQKWDSAWKCGIA; from the coding sequence ATGTTTCGGATCGAGGGCCTCGTGCCGAACCTGGACCCTGAGGAAATGAAACGGAAGATGCGCAAGGACGTGATCTCCACACGGAACTTTCCTATTTCCGTGGCCCTCCTGCGAGTCACTCCATGGATCTTACAGAAATGGGACAGTGCGTGGAAATGCGGCATCGCCTGA